From the genome of Helicobacter sp. 11S03491-1:
AAGATTGATTTTCCAACGAAGTAAAAAAAGTGGGATAAACCCCACAATAAATCCCAATAAAGCAATCCCTACATTTTCCCAATTAGCAAGAGAAAGACTCCCTAAAAGCCACACTACAATTGCTTGGGCTTTTTGAGGATCAACAAAAAACTTTACCAAACCACTAAGCGCAGATAAAAATGCTGAAAGTACCACTCCTGAAAGCACCAAAGAAACATTTGATCCTCCCGCAAGTCTCCCAACAACAATCACCACAAAAGATGCTCCTAATGCCCCAACAAAAGCCAAAATCCCTAAAGGAAGATTCTCAAACAAACCAATAGAAATAGCACATCCAAATGCTGCCCCGGAAGAAATACCCAATAAAAACGGATCAACTAAGGGATTTTTGAAAATACTTTGCATCACTGCCCCTGATCCTGATAAAATACCCCCTATAATAATAGCAAGTATAATTCTGGGAAGACGAACTTCATAAATAATTACCCCATCAGCACTCAAAGGTTGGTGATAAAAAATATGATAATAAATATTTTTTATCCCTCCAACCCAAGCAACATTACTTGCTCCCAAAAATAAAACAATCACGCCTAATATAAAAACCAGTCCATAAAGAATTATTTTTTTCATAGCTAATGAAATCTGTATATTTGGATTTTTCGAACAAGTAAAAACGACATCTTAACTCCAGCTTAAACTTAATACGCAACATCATATCGACAAATTATTAATATTGTATTTTTAGTAATACCGGATAAAAAGTTATTTTTTTGATTTTATTTTTAAAATAAAAAACCCTATATATGCCAATAAACATACGATAATGATTGTACTAAACACTTCCGGATAGCCAAAAGGCCGGCTAAAATCAAAGAATTTGATTCCAAAAATTTCAAATCCCATCTATATATCCTTTTTTCTCTTGCAACCTTATTAGATTCAAAGCGCCCCTTGACATCTTTTACAAAGCTTTTCTTCAGAAGCACAAACATATCTCCAACACCTGGGACACTTCTGTTTGGATGATTTAAAAATTAAAAATTTTTTTTCTTTATTTTCAGTGCTCACTTCAAATGTTTTGATAACATTATTTTGAGATGCCAAAGAAGAAGGGACTATCTCACTAACAATAAGCCATGTATCAAGATTTTCGAATATATTTTCTTCTACGCCAACACAAAGTTCTAAAGAAGACTTTATTACTTTATCTTTTTTAAGCATATCAATAGCCTCGCCAAAACCGGAGCGAATCTTTAAAAGTTCTTCAAAATCAACCTTCAATTCAAGGTCAAATAATACCTTTAAATCTAACTTATCTAAATCAAAAACATCTTCTATATTGCCCTTCATAACTTTTGGAGCAAATTCCAAAACTTCATCTGCGCTATAAGTTAAAACCGGGGCTAAAAGATGGGCTAAATTTCGTCCAATTGCCGCCATTGCACTTTGATGTGCCCTACGTGTCAGAGATGTTTTATTATCACAATATAAACTATCCTTGCACAAATCCAGATAAATCCCGCTAAGCTCATTGCTTAAAAATGTCATCAAAATTCCCAGCGCTTTTACAAAATCGTATTTTCCAAAGAGTTCATCAACTTGTCTAAAAACTTCATCTGCCCTACTCACAATCCAGCGATCAATTTGACCTAATTCATGATACCCCACAAAAGTTTCCAACCCCTCTGTATTGGCAAGTAAAAATCGAAAAGTATTGCGAATTTTTCGGTATTGCTCAGCAATTTGTTTAAAAAAATTTGTTGAAACTGTTAAATCATTTTGGTAATCATTCATCCCAACCCAAAGTCTCAAAATATCACTGCCATATTCTTTTAAAATTGTATCTAGTCCAATAACATTGCCTTTAGATTTACTCATTTTTTCACCATTTTCATCAACAGTAAAACCATGTGTGATGATAGATTTAAAAGGAGCTCTGCCCTCAAGGATACAGCTTAATAATAAAGAGCTTTGAAACCACCCTCTGTGTTGATCGCTTC
Proteins encoded in this window:
- a CDS encoding iron ABC transporter permease, giving the protein MKKIILYGLVFILGVIVLFLGASNVAWVGGIKNIYYHIFYHQPLSADGVIIYEVRLPRIILAIIIGGILSGSGAVMQSIFKNPLVDPFLLGISSGAAFGCAISIGLFENLPLGILAFVGALGASFVVIVVGRLAGGSNVSLVLSGVVLSAFLSALSGLVKFFVDPQKAQAIVVWLLGSLSLANWENVGIALLGFIVGFIPLFLLRWKINLLGLGDGECISLGISPSKMRFICITCVSFACALAVSVSGTIGWIGLVVPHLARVIFGSDMRSLLTGSIGLGALILLGADSIARTLTSYDLPVGIITAVLGAPFFIFLLGKFAGKWNH